GACAACTTTGTCTTTGGGCAATCTGGTGCTGGTAACAACTGGGCCAAGGGACACTACACTGAGGGTGCTGAGCTGATTGATTCTGTTTTAGATGTCGTGAGAAAAGAGGCTGAGAACTGCGACTGCCTGCAAGGTAATCAAGCTCATTGATAACCGAATTTCTGAAAATTGCAAGATCAATTCCTTTGAAATTGGTTAGGATGCAGATGCTTCCTTGAAATTCACCCTTTTAACATGCTCTAGACCTCTAGTATGATTCATAGTAGCGCCACAGTATACCATATGAGTAATGCTATACCGATGTACTGTGATCTATTCGTTAGTATGAAACATATTGTATGACCTACATTTGTTTATCAGTTTAAAGGACATTGTTTATCCTTGAAAATAACTTAGTGCCCAAATTGAATATTCATACATGTTTTCttatcatataaatatgcagttatttatttatattgtacAATGACATTAATCGTCTTAGTATTTAGATGGCTGTGGATTCAGAAGTCTGCTTGTCGATGGTAGCATGTGTGCCATATGAATACATGATCAGCACTATTTTGCAGTTCCACCATGTCATCAGAGATGAACATTCAGCATTCTGTTCAAATTATTTGGTCAACCAAAAAGTTTAGCATAATAGACCTGTAGCATAGCATAGATATTCTTATGAGATAATCTAGTGATTAACAACAATTATATGATTAACCCTGTTTAAGAGATTTGTTCTTGTGATGCATTTTGCTCAACAATTGTACTGAATTTTCTTTATTGCAATCATTTCTAAACTCTAAAGTCGTCTGTTTCTATAATCAGGATTCCAAGTATGTCACTCTCTTGGTGGTGGTACTGGATCTGGTATGGGTACACTCCTGATATCAAAGATCAGGGAGGAGTACCCTGACCGCATGATGCTGACATTCTCAGTTTTCCCCTCGCCAAAAGTATCTGATACTGTGGTTGAGCCTTACAATGCTACACTCTCAGTCCATCAATTGGTTGAGAATGCTGATGAGTGCATGGTTCTTGACAATGAGGCTCTCTATGACATTTGTTTCAGGACTCTCAAGCTGACCACACCTAGCTGTAAGCTGCTTcaactcttctttttttagtaGATACAAATGGCATACTGTTGCTTGTAATCACCATGATTTTCATGTCCTTGGATGTTCAGACATACTCATATTATGCAATATAATCTTGAATTGACACTATACTTATTCATAGTCTTGCTGATTGCTGTGTATATAATTACGAAAACGTGCACTTTTAGAGCAGGATTTATATGCTGAACTTACAAGGTACTGACTCCAGTAGGTGTCTTTAGGGATTTTGTTGTTGTATGGAcatgttatatttttgttcccaatatatacatgcatattttttaaaggttGCACCGTATGACATTTTTCCACATGTTTGCTATTTTGTGCAGTTGGGGATCTGAACCATTTGATTTCTGCTACCATGAGTGGAGTCACATGCTGCCTAAGGTTCCCTGGTCAGCTGAACTCCGATCTCCGGAAGCTGGCAGTGAACCTCATCCCCTTCCCCCGTCTCCACTTCTTTATGGTCGGGTTCGCCCCGCTGACATCCCGTGGCTCCCAGCAGTACCGTGCCCTTACTGTTCCTGAGCTTACACAGCAGATGTGGGATGCCAAGAACATGATGTGCGCTGCTGATCCTCGCCATGGCCGTTACCTCACTGCCTCCGCCATGTTCCGTGGAAAGATGAGCACCAAGGAGGTCGACGAGCAGATGATCAACGTCCAGAACAAGAACTCGTCCTACTTCGTCGAGTGGATCCCCAACAACGTGAAGTCCAGCGTCTGTGACATTCCACCGAGAGGCCTCTCCATGGCATCGACCTTCATCGGCAACTCGACATCCATCCAGGAGATGTTCCGGAGGGTGAGCGAGCAGTTCACGGCTATGTTCAGGAGGAAGGCCTTCTTGCATTGGTACACTGGCGAAGGCATGGACGAGATGGAGTTCACCGAGGCAGAGAGCAACATGAACGACCTTGTCTCCGAGTACCAGCAGTACCAGGATGccaccgccgacgaggagggcgaatacgaggaggacgaggagcagCAGGAGGCCGAGGACATGTAAGGTGGCTTTGGTTGGTGGTTCTAGGGCAGAGTTTGGTGTGTTTGGTATTATATTCGTCTACATTGTCACCGTATTACCGCCTCGCGCGCCACCGCTCCCCTCTTGCACGTCTTCGCTTGCACGTCTTCGCTTTGTATTTTCGACTATGCCATGGAACCCTTTTTTTGGTATTGATTGATGCTGGTCGTTTGTTATGCGATTGTTGATATTTTTGGTGGATGTACCCATCCGAGTTGATACtcgtgcttttttttttttggcaaatcaTAGTTACAAGGAAAATTAATTGAATAAATGGTAGACTTGGCAGCTTGTCTGTCAATAACGGTATCATACTAACGCTGGTTACTTCTTCAGAttttactagttttttttctcggatTTTGCCTGCACACTTTCCATACATGTATTTGAAaagtttcttatatttttaaattaaaattttagctttatgGTAGTtagttatattatttatatcattaaataactataataaaattagatagTTTTCATCTTCATGTGCTTAAAAAGAATGTAGCCTAAGTGACCAAGATTAGCTATAATTCCACTGATATAGTATTTAAACCTGGGTAGGTtgatggtttggttttttcatgtttataaataaaaaataatttatgaataaaattttatacatgtatttttagcgatctaaaagttaaggctgaaaaataaacttcgataaaaaaacctaaaatcagttctaaatttaaggttaaaattttaaagtttgacttataaataaaagcaaaagtgaaaagataaggtgCTTAGTCTTTTAACCTACTCACAACCATGAACTTAACTACCCTGCTAGGTTATTGGTACGTAAAAACCAACCTGGCAATAGCCATTGCAGTTACCATCCTGATTCGGCAACTTGGAACCAAAAGAAATATCAATTGGCTGGGATCGGTAATTTGcgctccgtacctgctacagtgtAGTTAGATGTCATTCACTTCATCAAGTGCTGCAGTGCTGGGCGCTTAGCAAGCTTACAGATGCCGTTTTATCATGCTGATTTGACGTGGAGGCACACGCTGGATATCTGGAAATGCAGGTCGAAACTATGACCAAGTATAAGATCTATTCCTTTCATCTTTCTAATTTCTGTGATACACAATGATAACCTGTAGTGACATATCCTGCGAAAATCTGGAGCTGAAAAAGAATGACATGATTCACATCCTTTAATTACAAAGCATACATCTTTTGCTCCAGAGGATAGTTTCTACATAGATTGTGCTTCGAGAAGAATGTTTGAGGCCAGGTTGACATCATAATTTGTCAGTGCAAGAGCCTGAATTGCAGAGCCACGATCGAAACCCATGGAAACAAGTGTGGCGATTGAAGATTCCATTGGATCTTCAGTAGCTGGGTGCACGCCCTGGGCAAGATAACAGTAACATGAAGTTTCAATAGAAGGATCACATAAACCAGGGAATACACAATTATATAGTATGTTCAATCCTAAGAGTAAGGAAAACCATTAACCATCTTGCCTTGTTGATGAGGCGCTCTACCAAGAAATTGGGGGAAAAAACAGACGAGTAATAAATTTCTTGGCTGCAAAAGACGCCTTGTAGCTGTAGGTGCTTTTTATTAACACCAGGATGCATTCCTTGGAGGCCAGAGCCAGTGTTTTGATCCCCAAACAACCGGCATGAACATCATAATGATTGTTCTTTCTATTGGAACGTTTTGATACTACAGTTGAGTTACGGGCTAACATCTTTAGCTACAAGGGCAGCTGAACAAGGTGAAGCTGGTTTCAAGATGTTCATATTTAAAGGAAattatattaaacatagttatGAAGTTATCAgcataatctagcttataagctaaatcaTATTATTGTATCAGACACATGCTAAAAGGAACAAGAATACAGAACACCTTTGATTGAGTGTTCCTTTTACAACTTTTTGCACTACTCCCAGCCTCACTTATCCTAGAGGAATGATTTATCGACAAAATTCCCCTCAGTAACATCAACATAAATAATGCTGTACATGAGCTACTGTAACAAATCCAGTGTATAAATACTTGCCTCAGTTTGACGAGTCTGGTTAGAAGGAATGTTTCCATCATTTTCTGTAACTGGTAGTCGTTGATAAGAGTTGTTCAAGAAGGGCCATGATAACCGTGAGAAGATTGATGTTGTCGAATCTGGGAGCTGCAATGATTCaaagtttcttttaaaatgtAGCAGCTGGTATTTGTTTATACATACCATTATACGCACTAACCAGTAACCACAGATGAGATAATTATAAATACTGACATCACAAGCCATAACAACAAAAACAGGAATAGCAAAAAAACAGTTTCCcagtcaaaagaaaaaatgggcCATCTACCAcctcaagaagaaaaaatataaacatgaaGTGCACATGGCTAACTACAAAAGTATGATGCCCTCTTTGTGCAAGTTGGATATAGACTAGATTAGCAAACATAATTGCATGTGGAAAGCATGGTTATTAATTGGTACTTCAACATGATGTAGAAActagaaataatatttacaGTTCTGGAAAGAAGTTAGTGTAATTACCTTCAACCTGCGGATGCCAAATATATTAAGACGATACAAAAGCCCAGCCAGTATACCAGAAAGTCCAGGTATAATAGAACGCCATCCAGATGAGAAAAGGAGCTAAAAATAGAAGATGCATAAGCTACATGGCAGAGGAACTGGGAAGAGATAATACAAGGATGTAAGTTATCATGGAAGTTAGAACTGACCTGGAGTCCTGCCAAATATATGAATGATTTATCACTTAAGTGCAGCCCAAATATGCGAAACTTTGTTGTGATAGGAATGTCAAAGAAGAATGGTATGTATGATGCAAATATGAGGCCATATGGTCCAGATGTTAATGGATTAAAAGAAGGATCTGCACTCCGAGGTATTAACATGTCAGACAAAAAAAtgatacatatacataaattcaTGTCATCGAGAAacacaaaaggaaaagggaagTCCAAAAATCATGgacataagaaaaacaaatgaaagaaaaacatacAAAAGAAAGGCAGACTGAGCAACCAATTGATTTGTTAGAGCAGCTAGCAAATTATAGAAGAATTCAATCTAATCATTCTGCAAGCTAGCCTAGTATTGGCTGTTCTCATTAACTAGCATCCTTCACGGGAATTTTATTCAGTACATGGCATCCGTGATACATATAGATTGATAGTTAGTCCTGCTGTAAaagaaacttaaaaatatcaatgctTGGATAAATACAAAAGGAGCTCATTGTTGATACTAGGCGGTAGGCACACAGGAACAATCCAAAATAACAGTATGTCCCTTGAAAATATAAGGAATCTAGCACTTGTCACCATACTAGAAATATGGCAAACAGTAAATCAAAACTtagatcttttttttcttttgcacgCATAATATTACGTTAAAGGCAACCATGTCTGGGCGTAAAAAAATCTACTGCCTTGCTATGTGTAAGTGATCCATTGCCAACTCCAAAATctcttaaatttttatcttcagTTTTCCATAGTGCTCTTTAAAGTGACTATAAACCCAAGAAACTCAATATAACTTTTTCTTattggttttaattttgtggcaatgttttgtttgtaaaattattGACATTATAAAATGTATTTGCACCTTATGTTTTTATCTGGGATCCTCAAAAATACCACTTTCCAATTGTATATGCACATATGTGGCAAATAAGACTTCAAATGAATTATCAATAAAAGTGAAGCTAAATAAGCAGACATCTATAGCAAATAAATCACGGAGAATGACAATCATTTGAGCAGGATTTAACAGGACAATATGTTGcgaaataagacaaagagaaACACATACCTTTCAGGTAAGCCAAAGAAAGGATCTGAAGCAGTACAGACACCATTGTGGAGAAGACTATGAAGACCTACATGTTAAATAAGTTCATCAGTAGTATTAGCTAATGAAGCGTGTAAATATGATGTATGAGCGCATGGTATATTAAGCACAAAATTCGCTTACAGCATACTTGTTTGAACCTATTTGCCGTTCAAACACCCTAAAGTAGTACAGCAAGGCTGCTCCAAAGATAAGCTCAGGTGTTGACGAAAAAGCAAACAACGAGGTGATCAGCTTCCATATCCGCAGCTTTCCATAAACATTCTGCATTGTACGGGATGATGAGGTGAACCTAATCAGCTCTCTTTAGCAACATTGCGCAATATCCCCATAAGCATAACCCCCACTGCAGCCGaaattaaaccaattggacaTGGCCAACGAGAGTTCTACTACCTATGCATCGTCAAAACACCATCtccttcccccccccccccccccccttttaAGATGATTCGAAACACAAGTCAATAGGTGAACATCACAACGCTGAATTTGCCATGCGGTTCGCAATTGCTGATCCCAATGATCCcaaaacacaacaaaaaaagtGCTGCCTCCACACGCACACATGCAGGGCATTCGCGGGAGCAGCGTGGATCTAGTTACAACCACTGGGTATAGGGGGGCAGGGAGACTTGCCTCGTAGGAGAGCCCGAGGCCGAGGAAGCGGCCGCGGAAGCCGAAGGCGACGGAgaagagcgcggcggcgaccaccacGGCCCTCGACACCGGCGCATTGTCTGCAAGGcataaaggaaaagaaaaacgaatCGGGTCGCGGTTGATCCAGTGACTAAGATTGGGAGTTGCAAACGGTTGAGAAACCGAAACGATTCAGACTTCGATTCGGTTGTTCGGGGGGCAAAGCGAGGGGCGGGAGACGTACGGAATCCGGGGAGCCCGCCGCTCATCGCcggcagccgcgccgccgcgatggacgggaggaggaggacgagcggGTCCGGTTGGGTGCGCGCGTGGGGGGCGCCAGGTGCCGTGCCAGCGAGCAGCGAAGCCGGCGCAGCTGCTTCTGGAGCGCACAGCGGCGAAGTCGGTTGGACCGACTCGGCCGATCACTCGGTCGAGCCTGACTCCGACCTGGCCAGCGCATGGTTTTCCGGTTCAGTTTGTATATCTGCAaaatcttctcttcttttgcGAGTAAACCCCTTTGAATCAAGGAATTTGTTAAGAGTGTCGTAGATTCaaatcctataaaaaaatttcgtaTATAGCCCTTTAAATAATGAGCTAGAGTTTTTCTAATCCCGTAGATTCCCTAAGGAATGAAGGAATGACATGGTGCATATACTTCTATTCGGAGGAAAGTTAGCAAAAGCCCAAAACCTTTTGAAAACAGAAAACTAGCATACAACATGGAACGATAGCACATAACATTTAATGACGCCCACTTATTCATGTGTTGCTTTCAATATACCGTGCAACGGTGCAAGAGTGTGAGGTACTGACATATGGGGACATAGGAAGAttgttttcgtttttgcttGTGATGGTAGTTTTAGTTTACGTGGATCTTTTTACTAGTGgaagttaatttttagttcTCGATTACAACATAAACATATCTTACACCTAAAAATCTCATTGGAGacctacaaataaaattttagagatgGATTGTTTGACAATTGTTTTTCATGGTCTGAGATCTGATGGTTTTACATTGCCTTTTATGGCCGCgttcccccctcccccgccgcccaTAAGATAACTTAACCATATTGTTTTTCGAGCGCACGCTTTACAAACTGTTAAAccttgtatttttttgaaaaaaaattcctatagaaaagttgttttaaaaatcatattaatttattttatattttttaataattattaattaattaattatatattaatctattaatacgtttttacaccggataagttaacttatacccatCCTTTCTAAACGCGACCTATGTCCCAGTAAATCTTAGGACTAGCGCATATGGCATATGTTGAACATAAGTGTATTCAGTGAAAGTGCAGAGGCAGTGGATTGATTCTCCCTCAGTTCCTCAAAGAACCAAGCATAAGCCGACAAAGCGGTATGCCGTAGAAACTAGACAGTCATGTGACCTAATCTTTTCACACATGCTTAGAGttacaaactaaaatttgattttatggttttttattttattttttagcttttgtttttaaagaacacttatataaaaggtttacacttaaactattttaatcattaataagtgACTTTACTTATACTTAAAAACAACTAAAAGAAGCTCATGGCTTATTTGGAACAAAGAATTTTTGAAGgattatatttctataaaaaggaTCCTTTATGTTTTGGAGTATTTTTACCACGAGATCGTACCTCTTGAAAAATTTCCTATGTATCTATCTCTTATAATTCATAAGTTTTTCATGTGTTCGATCCATACGGTTATTCCCAGGGTTTCCGTTACCACGGTAACCGAGCCCCCACCGCGGAGGCGCGGTACGGTATGTACTACggttttaagtttaaatttgaggagaatttaaaatttttgaggaaatttaatggaaaaatatatgttgtataggttgatatatattatagttttgtcaaaggaattcatgaaaaagttgtattttcggcgtaattaaaaatcataaccgAAAATTTCAgaggaaagaaaattaaaaaatagcctattgcaaataatgtTTCGTAAGAAGAtggttaataatattttgttgttgagtcattattaatttgcactagaCACACCttgtacataatgttgaaatataaatatacaataatggatataaaattatatgtatatgttagtacatatataatagttttgtttGTAACAGTTGGTAGTGGGTATATTTATGGcgcaacaattaaaataaaattgttgttACTCGTTAttgatgtgaattatttgatgAACGATGATATGACGATGTATGTTTGAATGTTGCAatgtcaagaatttagaaaaggtcatgtcaaaattttcttgttttccctataacatatccaaaatgtcacaaatatagttacaaaatattttcttatttttgtatttcttttagattttttaaagttttttttgcatttgacgtCTCACAAGCCGAAACCGCGCGGTTTTGCATGGTTTTCACCGTTATCATGCGCTGTTTCGGCAAGAATTAGCCGCGGTTACCGTGTGAAACCGCGCAGTAACCGCGCAAAACTATGCGATAATCGCGATTATCGTAtggttttgaatttaaattttttatttttaaatttatcgtGATGTTTTGGCATCCACTGTTACCGTACGGTAACCGCGCTAGCCGTTACCACGGTAGGGACagtaaaaaaggaaatagaaCCCTGATTATttctacagttttttttttttgctcgaTTCATACGGTTGTTCACGCAGTTTTTATGTGTTCCTTTCTCTACCTAAATTATTTGGGTTGATATTAAATTcttatcataaattttttcacATTGCTATGTTCTGAGAATCGTGTATTACACAGCATCCCAAAAGGACGAGGCTGACGGTTGGAATTTGGGCACTTTGGCGTCGTGTGTTTTTCACCGGTTGGTCGCTCCTTCCAGGTGGTTGGCTGCTGCCCTCACGGGCTGCTGTCATATCAGtttccgccgccgtcccctcaaattttttatcacCATGACACCACGCAGTTCTCCGTTCCAACTTCCAACAGTCGCGGAATTGCCAAGTCGATCCAGATGCTGTGGTCACGTCTAGGGGTAAAAACGGGACAGATATTACCCGTCCGAGCGCCCGTCCGAATTAATTCAGGATAAATTCGGGTCATCAAATCGGGTATCTGGAAGATAATACGGGTTTTGGGTCGGTTTCGGGTATTTTTTCTCGGATACAAATACGGGTTCGGGAACGTGTTATCCGACGGATACGGGTTACCCGGCAAAAAAACGGGTATTACCCGGTTAAATATCCGGATATGACCCGGATAGTTATAGCCCACCAAAAGCCCATGTTGCATTCACATATAATTAAAGCCTAGtaacaaaaaaacattattctAAGTGTTCCATATACATGTAcattaactttatttatacttcttgttcatatatactaacatactaatgatataatttaatgaatCAATTATATTTCCTTACAAGCTTTGCTAATGCTAGTTGTTACTTTTATgatatagttgtatttaagATTTATGGAATAGTTGAatagctattatatatgtgatatatgtatatagttgttgttttgatttgataCCGAATAAGTATTTGTAACCGAGATCACTCCTATCCGTCTTAGCACGTATCCGTTCTGTATTTGTGCCCAATATTATCCGTCTTCGTAttcgtattcgataatattcgtATTCGACCCGATcccgaaaagaaaatatgggttAGAATACGGGAGGATGCTATCCGACCGTACCCGACCCGTTTCACCTCTAGTCACGTCAGAGTTAGGCACGACTCTGCCCAGCATCCATCATGTTAGATGAGCAGAACTCGTCGGCATAAATTCTCCCCTCGCCGGAAATTAGGCACATGATCGTCAGATCCATGGAGAAATTCCAGCAAAATGAGGCACGCTTTCCACGCAGCCGGCCGACGgccgccacgccacgccagGTAAGGTCCCTGACTAAAACACGACACAAACACCTTCTGAAAAACTTGAACCGGCCggtcatgatttattatacTGTGAATTCACAGGTGAATTGTGAATACATACACCTTACACGACATATCAACTGGGGATTCAGtccagcagcaacagcagtgCATCACAGGACGAAACGAAAGgaaagaaggggaaaaaaagagagaagaaactaGGTGAATCTGTACAACATTATCATCATCAATAACCTATAGTTGCTGCTTCCAATGGAGCTTGCGGCCTGCGAGGAACAAATTCTCCATCAATTCTCAGTCTCGTCTCGCAACCAAAAGTTCAGGAagagcagagcagcagcaggagagtAGAATGTTCAGCCAGGGTCACGCAGCGCTGAAGCTCGACGGGCTATACAACACCAACGCCACCAGGATGCATCGGACAGGCAGATCAGCCCTCTGCCCAGATGCATATATCTTGTGTAAAAACCGAAGAAAACCAGACGCAATCAGTTGAGGACATCGACCGGCCAGAATTTTCGCCACGTTGAGATCTCGTCGTTGGTCTGGAGTTTCCTGATGCCGCCGTAGAACCCGTCCGTCTCGTCGCCTTTCTCCCTGTGATCCTTCCTGCTCACCGTCGTCTGCCTCCACCGCGAGCCGGCCGCGTAGTGCTTGAACTCCAGCACAACCATATCTGCATGCCAGAAAGCAGAACGAGACTCAGAAGAGCACGGCAGCACACAAGACCGGGTACATTACAGATGCATGAACTTGTAATCAGCTGACAATGATGGCCACAAATACTAGGATGATATGATATATAAGCCTTCTTGATATGAATGGCACAAGATGAACTGAGATTCAGTGCAGTCATAGTTAGAACTGCATGCAATCATGGCCATTCATGTTTTCGCTAAGATTTGATGTTAGTTCTATTGCTACAGTGACTGCTAAATGTGAACCATACCACGTAAAATCTGGAACCCCTAGATTTACATCGAACAATCCAAATGTAAACAAAAGGAGAATAACACTGTAGCCAGAGTgtaccactattttttttttaagataatgaatTAAACCGGCCTCTACATCCAAGAGGATGTACACAGCCAGAGTGTACTAGCTACTACTAACAAGTTGCGGTTTGGACTTTGTAGGCAGCGAATCTTGATCCAATTTCTCCAAAGAAGAAAGAGGCCAAGAATCTTTACTGTCTCCGATATGTTCCGCGAATATAATTTCTTCATTACGTGTGCAAATTATAATGCACTCGTCTTTCACCCCCGATCATCATCAGAATATATCAACGAGCAGAAAAGGAGATCGATACTGTG
This is a stretch of genomic DNA from Oryza brachyantha chromosome 1, ObraRS2, whole genome shotgun sequence. It encodes these proteins:
- the LOC102717568 gene encoding tubulin beta-4 chain → MREILHIQGGQCGNQIGAKFWEVVCDEHGIDPTGRYTGSSDLQLERVNVYYNEASCGRFVPRAVLMDLEPGTMDSVRTGPYGQIFRPDNFVFGQSGAGNNWAKGHYTEGAELIDSVLDVVRKEAENCDCLQGFQVCHSLGGGTGSGMGTLLISKIREEYPDRMMLTFSVFPSPKVSDTVVEPYNATLSVHQLVENADECMVLDNEALYDICFRTLKLTTPSFGDLNHLISATMSGVTCCLRFPGQLNSDLRKLAVNLIPFPRLHFFMVGFAPLTSRGSQQYRALTVPELTQQMWDAKNMMCAADPRHGRYLTASAMFRGKMSTKEVDEQMINVQNKNSSYFVEWIPNNVKSSVCDIPPRGLSMASTFIGNSTSIQEMFRRVSEQFTAMFRRKAFLHWYTGEGMDEMEFTEAESNMNDLVSEYQQYQDATADEEGEYEEDEEQQEAEDM
- the LOC102717847 gene encoding rhomboid-like protein 20, with the protein product MSGGLPGFHNAPVSRAVVVAAALFSVAFGFRGRFLGLGLSYENVYGKLRIWKLITSLFAFSSTPELIFGAALLYYFRVFERQIGSNKYAVFIVFSTMVSVLLQILSLAYLKDPSFNPLTSGPYGLIFASYIPFFFDIPITTKFRIFGLHLSDKSFIYLAGLQLLFSSGWRSIIPGLSGILAGLLYRLNIFGIRRLKLPDSTTSIFSRLSWPFLNNSYQRLPVTENDGNIPSNQTRQTEGVHPATEDPMESSIATLVSMGFDRGSAIQALALTNYDVNLASNILLEAQSM